One Anser cygnoides isolate HZ-2024a breed goose chromosome 4, Taihu_goose_T2T_genome, whole genome shotgun sequence genomic region harbors:
- the MGARP gene encoding protein MGARP isoform X3 → MYLCRAASQALAARLSRAPSAAGRLQHRAPLRQMSSGSVPGSSGENMIYYLLAGVAAFGGLFYTYRTVGSSRSNYIEHMHILQERAEGRKSAYGSGKGDEEETAEAAGEDTATEEADALAAAGPAAQDESSGVSPEAGGESDLPAADAPPAVEGAQQEAAANSEVAANSEAAAAQETVSEVLDVTASSDHEENLESVKEGVASAAQEMSDTASRNQDADAEESGQTSEVSVDKETPEEIAKEP, encoded by the exons atGTACCTGTGCAGGGCCGCCTCGCAGGCGCTGGCCGCTCGCCTCAGCCGGGCTCCCTCGGCGGCGGGCCGCCTCCAGCACCGCG CACCGCTTCGCCAGATGTCATCTGGGAGTGTTCCTGGCTCTTCTGGAGAGAACATGATTTACTATCTCCTTGCTGGCGTTGCTGCTTTTGGTGGTTTATTTTAT ACCTACAGAACAGTTGGTTCCTCCCGCAGCAACTACATTGAGCATATGCATATTCTTCAGGAGAGAGCTGAAGGGCGGAAAAGCGCATACGGGTCAGGCAAGG GTGATGAAGAGGAAACAGCTGAAGCCGCTGGAGAAGACACAGCCACGGAAGAAGCTGATGCATTAGCTGCTGCTGGACCTGCAGCACAGGATGAGAGTTCTGGGGTGTCCCCAGAAGCTGGAGGGGAGAGTGACTTACCAGCTGCGGATGCACCCCCTGCTGtggagggagcacagcaggaAGCTGCTGCTAATTCGGAAGTTGCTGCTAAttcagaagctgctgcagcGCAAG AAACTGTGAGTGAAGTCTTGGATGTTACAGCTTCTTCTGACCATGAGGAAAACTTAGAGAGTGTCAAGGAAGGAGTAGCCTCAGCAGCTCAAGAGATGTCTGACACAGCCTCAAGGAACCAGGACGCTGATGCTGAGGAGTCGGGGCAGACTTCAGAAG tttctgtggACAAGGAGACACCTGAAGAAATTGCTAAGGAACCCTAA
- the MGARP gene encoding protein MGARP isoform X1, whose protein sequence is MYLCRAASQALAARLSRAPSAAGRLQHRAPLRQMSSGSVPGSSGENMIYYLLAGVAAFGGLFYTYRTVGSSRSNYIEHMHILQERAEGRKSAYGSGKGDEEETAEAAGEDTATEEADALAAAGPAAQDESSGVSPEAGGESDLPAADAPPAVEGAQQEAAANSEVAANSEAAAAQETVSEVLDVTASSDHEENLESVKEGVASAAQEMSDTASRNQDADAEESGQTSEGARVQLGLKPLVSENHRRQLALN, encoded by the exons atGTACCTGTGCAGGGCCGCCTCGCAGGCGCTGGCCGCTCGCCTCAGCCGGGCTCCCTCGGCGGCGGGCCGCCTCCAGCACCGCG CACCGCTTCGCCAGATGTCATCTGGGAGTGTTCCTGGCTCTTCTGGAGAGAACATGATTTACTATCTCCTTGCTGGCGTTGCTGCTTTTGGTGGTTTATTTTAT ACCTACAGAACAGTTGGTTCCTCCCGCAGCAACTACATTGAGCATATGCATATTCTTCAGGAGAGAGCTGAAGGGCGGAAAAGCGCATACGGGTCAGGCAAGG GTGATGAAGAGGAAACAGCTGAAGCCGCTGGAGAAGACACAGCCACGGAAGAAGCTGATGCATTAGCTGCTGCTGGACCTGCAGCACAGGATGAGAGTTCTGGGGTGTCCCCAGAAGCTGGAGGGGAGAGTGACTTACCAGCTGCGGATGCACCCCCTGCTGtggagggagcacagcaggaAGCTGCTGCTAATTCGGAAGTTGCTGCTAAttcagaagctgctgcagcGCAAG AAACTGTGAGTGAAGTCTTGGATGTTACAGCTTCTTCTGACCATGAGGAAAACTTAGAGAGTGTCAAGGAAGGAGTAGCCTCAGCAGCTCAAGAGATGTCTGACACAGCCTCAAGGAACCAGGACGCTGATGCTGAGGAGTCGGGGCAGACTTCAGAAGGTGCAAGAGTACAGCTGGGTCTGAAACCTTTGGTGTCTGAAAACCACCGGCGGCAGCTTGCACTGAACTAG
- the MGARP gene encoding protein MGARP isoform X2: MSARSVIRLCNPASLPCWPTLAVTAPLRQMSSGSVPGSSGENMIYYLLAGVAAFGGLFYTYRTVGSSRSNYIEHMHILQERAEGRKSAYGSGKGDEEETAEAAGEDTATEEADALAAAGPAAQDESSGVSPEAGGESDLPAADAPPAVEGAQQEAAANSEVAANSEAAAAQETVSEVLDVTASSDHEENLESVKEGVASAAQEMSDTASRNQDADAEESGQTSEGARVQLGLKPLVSENHRRQLALN, translated from the exons ATGAGCGCCCGATCGGTGATCAGGTTGTGTAatcctgcctccctgccctgtTGGCCAACGCTCGCGGTTACGG CACCGCTTCGCCAGATGTCATCTGGGAGTGTTCCTGGCTCTTCTGGAGAGAACATGATTTACTATCTCCTTGCTGGCGTTGCTGCTTTTGGTGGTTTATTTTAT ACCTACAGAACAGTTGGTTCCTCCCGCAGCAACTACATTGAGCATATGCATATTCTTCAGGAGAGAGCTGAAGGGCGGAAAAGCGCATACGGGTCAGGCAAGG GTGATGAAGAGGAAACAGCTGAAGCCGCTGGAGAAGACACAGCCACGGAAGAAGCTGATGCATTAGCTGCTGCTGGACCTGCAGCACAGGATGAGAGTTCTGGGGTGTCCCCAGAAGCTGGAGGGGAGAGTGACTTACCAGCTGCGGATGCACCCCCTGCTGtggagggagcacagcaggaAGCTGCTGCTAATTCGGAAGTTGCTGCTAAttcagaagctgctgcagcGCAAG AAACTGTGAGTGAAGTCTTGGATGTTACAGCTTCTTCTGACCATGAGGAAAACTTAGAGAGTGTCAAGGAAGGAGTAGCCTCAGCAGCTCAAGAGATGTCTGACACAGCCTCAAGGAACCAGGACGCTGATGCTGAGGAGTCGGGGCAGACTTCAGAAGGTGCAAGAGTACAGCTGGGTCTGAAACCTTTGGTGTCTGAAAACCACCGGCGGCAGCTTGCACTGAACTAG
- the MGARP gene encoding protein MGARP isoform X4, which translates to MYLCRAASQALAARLSRAPSAAGRLQHRAPLRQMSSGSVPGSSGENMIYYLLAGVAAFGGLFYTYRTVGSSRSNYIEHMHILQERAEGRKSAYGSGKGDEEETAEAAGEDTATEEADALAAAGPAAQDESSGVSPEAGGESDLPAADAPPAVEGAQQEAAANSEVAANSEAAAAQGRMLSSLILRQSMENHENAEMQWIWNVFCSILNTEM; encoded by the exons atGTACCTGTGCAGGGCCGCCTCGCAGGCGCTGGCCGCTCGCCTCAGCCGGGCTCCCTCGGCGGCGGGCCGCCTCCAGCACCGCG CACCGCTTCGCCAGATGTCATCTGGGAGTGTTCCTGGCTCTTCTGGAGAGAACATGATTTACTATCTCCTTGCTGGCGTTGCTGCTTTTGGTGGTTTATTTTAT ACCTACAGAACAGTTGGTTCCTCCCGCAGCAACTACATTGAGCATATGCATATTCTTCAGGAGAGAGCTGAAGGGCGGAAAAGCGCATACGGGTCAGGCAAGG GTGATGAAGAGGAAACAGCTGAAGCCGCTGGAGAAGACACAGCCACGGAAGAAGCTGATGCATTAGCTGCTGCTGGACCTGCAGCACAGGATGAGAGTTCTGGGGTGTCCCCAGAAGCTGGAGGGGAGAGTGACTTACCAGCTGCGGATGCACCCCCTGCTGtggagggagcacagcaggaAGCTGCTGCTAATTCGGAAGTTGCTGCTAAttcagaagctgctgcagcGCAAG GGAGAATGCTGAGCTCGCTAATATTAAGACAATCAATGGAAAACCATGAGAATGCAGAAATGCAATGGATTTGGAAtgttttctgttctattctgaACACAGAAATGTAG